TAATATTGTTGCTGAATCCAATTTAATATTATTTACAAGATTTGAAGAAATTGATGTTTGGGATGTAAGATGGGATAATAAAATGGTAGCCAAAGTTAATAGCTGGCTGAATGTAAGTTTTACATATAATTTTATTTTCAAAAAATCTGAATCAATTATGGCTCAGATGAAAGAATCCTGGCAAATGGGAATTAGTTATAACTTTATATAAAACTTTTCAAATTTATTTCAAAAACTACCACTAAATATTTTTGCTTAAATTTTGTAAAAGGGAATTATGGGAATTGCTGAAATTGTTGGTTATATGGCAGCATCAATAGGGGCTTTAATTTTTGTTCCTCAAGCAATTCAAACAATTAAAACCAGAAACACAAGATCTCTTTCTCTTCCTACATTTATTTTAATTTCACTTAATAATATTCTTTGGATGACTTACGGAATATTAACATCAGATGCCGCAATAATACTTTCTCAAGTTTTTGTTCTTCCGTTGGGTTTGCTGATTTTAATTTATAAGTTTAAATATGGTTAATGTTTTGAGTTTATTAATGAAAAATAGAATTTCACGGAAAGAATTTATAAAATATTTATCTGCTTCATCTACTGCATTATTGATTCCCGGTTTCAATTCAATTTCTGAGAACAATAATAAAAATTCAATGAAACTTGGTCTTGTTACTTATCAATGGGGAAAAGATTGGGATATTATTTCATTAATAAAAAATTGTGAACTTGCCGAAATTTATGGTGTTGAATTACGTGTTGAACACGCTCATAAAGTGGATATAAATTTATCAAAATTTGAAAGAAAAGAAGTAAAAAAAAAGTTTTCGGATAGCAAAGTTAAAATTCTGGGAATGGGAACAAATCAGCAATTTGATTATATGGATCAAAACGAATTACGAAACTCTATTGAAATTACGAAAGAATTTATAAAACTAAGCTATGATATTGGTGGAAGCGGTGTTAAAGTTAAGCCAAATGGATTTCATAAGGAAATCCCTAAAGAAAATACTATTGAACAAATAGGAAAATCTTTACACGAATTAGGTATGTTTGCAGAAAATTTTAATCAACAAATTAGACTTGAAGTTCACGGAAAAGAAACACAAGAATTACCAAATATTAAAGAAATTATGGATATTGCAAAACATCCAAATGTAAAAGTATGTTGGAATTCAAATCCGGAGGACTTAATTGGCGATGGTTTGGAATACAATTTCAATCTGGTTAAAAAATATTTAGGCGATACTGTTCATATTAGGGAATTAAATATTGGTGATTATCCTTACAACCAATTATTTACTTTACTAAAAAAAGAAAACTACAATGGATGGATATTATTGGAATGCAGAACTGAACCGGTTGATAAAGTTAAAGCGTTGATTGAACAAAGGCATATTTGGGAAAAAATGATCTAATAACAATCAAATTGTTTTAATAAAAAATGAAAGTATGAGTATGTTTATATTTAAGAGTAAAGCTCAAATATTAATTATTTTCTTATGTATAAGTTTTTGGATAAATGCTCAAAGTGAAAGATTAGTTAAAAATGTTATTGATGATTTAGTTACAAAATTGTACAATGAATTTTCCGAAGCTGAATTGGCAAATCTTAATGAAGAAAAAATAATATCACTTTTAACACAAAATGATTTAGAGATTCTTGCAACAAAACATTGGATGTTTGATGTGAATGTTCCAGTTGTTGTTTCAATTATGCAAGATAAATCACAATCAACAATTCCGTTTTGGTTGATTGAATCCAGCTTTACAAAAACTGAGCTTGAAGTTAAAAATGAACATTCCAACTATATAGTTTGGCAGAAAAAGTTTTCAATTGGGAGAGTCAATTTGGGAATAAATGGTTTTGATAAACATAGACCACATTATTTTGTTTCTGTACAACCTCAGAATAAATTTGATAAACTTGAAATATTAAATTGCTATCCGGAAAATCAATTTATTTCTTTAATGGATATCGGTTCATTTACTTATCACGATTGGGATGAATTAGTTTTAACTGAAGTTCCGGGAAGTTTAAAAGGTGGTAAATTATTAACAACAGTTCGAGGAAGAGCAAGAGAAGCACATCTGATAAATGCATTTCGTAAAACTGAATTTCCGTCATCCGAAAAACCGGATCAAATAATTTTAACATGGAGCGGAAATCCTTCATCATCTCAATCAATACAATGGAGAACAAATAATTCAATAAATAATGGTGTTGTAAGATATTGGTTAAAAGATAATAATCCGCAATCTGAATTTCTTGAAAAAATTGCAAATGTAAAAATAATTGAGGACAGACTTCTTCAAAATGATAGATATATAAATCATTTTACAGCAGAATTGGAAAATTTACAATCTGGAAAAACATATAATTATATTGTTGGAAATAAAGAGAAAAATATTTGGAGCGATACCGCTGAATTTAAAACTGCTTCAAATTCGGAAAACTCGTTTTCGTTTGTTTATTTTGGAGATACACACAAATCAAAGGGATTTGGTGAACTTGTTGAAATTGCTCATGAGAATAATCCTAATGCGGCATTTTATTCAATTGGCGGAGATTTGGTAAGCACAGGTTTACACAGAGATGAGTGGGATTTATTATTCAATTATTCATCAAAAGTTTTTAAGAATAAACCGCTAATGCCAACGCTCGGAAATCATGATAGTCAAGATGGACTTGGTTCTTGGATGTATCAAGATTTATTTAATTTTCCCAAAAATGGTCCTGATAATTTGCCTTTAGAAACTACGTATAGTTTTGAATATCAAAATACCTTTTACTTAATGATTGATGTAACTGCTCCATTTAAAATGCATACAAAATGGATTGAAAAGCAATTAAGTGAATCTAATGCTATATGGAAATTTGTGATGATACATTTTCCACCATATTCTAATGATGAAGTTTATCCAGTAATTAAAAAGGAATGGTGTAGTTTATTTGATCAATATCATGTTGATATAGTTTTTAGCGGTCACGTTCATTATTATATGAGATCAAAACCAATGTTTAATAATCGGCCGGTAAATTCAGCTTCAGATGGAACCATATATGTTATTTCAATATCAACAAATGATAATGATAGACCTCGCGAAATGGAAGATTATGTTGAAGTTCAGTTTGGGGGTGAATATTTGTATAATCTTATAAATATAGAAAATAATAAGTTAGAATTTAAAGCAATAAATCAAGAAGGAAAAATTCTTGATAATTTTAGTATTACAAAATAGTTTAGCTGGAGAAATTTATGTTTGTGAAATTACTTTGCTTAATTTGCAGTTTGTTGATTTTATCATGTTCAACATTTGTAAATAAAGTTGAAAAAAATAGTTCGAATAATTTGAATATTTTATCCGAAAGTGAAATAGAAGATGGATGGGAATTATTATTTGACGGAAAAACATTTAATGGTTGGAAAGGAATAGGAATTGATTCAATTCCAAGTGGACATTGGAAAATTGAAAATGGTTGCATTAGAAAAATTAAAAGTGGTGATGTTCCTTTAAGAGCAGATGGCCAACCTTTAAAGGGCGGTGATTTAATTTCAAGAAACAAATTTGAAAATTTTGAATTAATATTTGAATGGAAGATTAGCGAAAACGGAAATAGCGGAATTAAATATAATGTTGATGAAAACTATTCAATAATAAATGGCTCCTCCAATGCACTTGGTTTTGAATATCAAGTTTTAGATGATGAAAAAAATACTGATAATGCAATTCCATCGCACAGATCAGGTTCCTTATACGATTTAATTGAAGCAAAAGACAAAACACTGAAACCGGTTGGTGAATTTAATTCTGCAAAAATTATATTTACTGGAAATCACGGCGAACATTGGCTTAACGGTAAAAAAGTTGTTGAATATGAATTGGATTCGAAAGAATTTTTTGAATTATTTATGAAAAGTAAATATTCCAAACATGATGATTTTATCAAGCACAAAATTGCTCATATTGTTTTACAAGATCATGGAAGTGATTGTTGGTATAGAAATATTAAGATCAAAATACTAAAATAATTTTATTTGAATTACTTATTTATCTTTTAATAAAAAGTGAGGTAACATTGAAAACCAACAGAAGAGAATTTATTAAAAAAGTCGGATTAGGCACAGCCGCAATTACGGTTGGTCAATCATTAGTTAATACAACTTCAACAATTGCTAAATCAGAATCAAAAATTATAGTAACCGATGCAATGCATTATAACAGAATTATTGGAGCAAATGATAGAGTTAGAGTTGGTGTAATTGGTTTCTCCGGAAGATTTAGAGGGTCATTAAGTAAAGCTTTTAATGCTCATTCAAAAAATTTAAATATGGAATTTGTTGCTGTTTCAGATATTTGGAATAAAAGAAGAGATGAAGGAGTAGCATATTTATCCGAAATGCAAGGTACAAAAATTACTGGTTACAGAAATAATGAAGAACTTTATGAAAAATCGGAAACTGATGCTGTAATTATTAGTACAGCTGATTTTCAACATGCATATCATGCCACTGAAGCTGTTAAATCCGGAAGAGATGCTTATGTAGAAAAACCTTTAGCAGAATCTATGGATGATAATATTATGGTTCTTAAAGCTGTTAATGAAACCGGAAAAATTGTTCAACTTGGCTCGCAAAGAAGAAGTGGTAATAATTATCAAACTGCAGAAAAATATATTAAATCTGGAAAATTTGGTCCAATAAAAATTGTTGAAATGTCTTGGAATGTAAATCAGCCAGATAGATGGCGGCTTCCCGATGTTGTTGCCGGTTTAAAAGAAACAGATGTAGATTGGAATAGATTTTTAATAAATCGTGAAAAAGTTCCTTTTAATCCACGAATTTATTGTGAGTATAGATTATTCTGGCCTTATTCTTCTGGCATTCCTGGGCAATGGATGGTTCATCAAATTGATACAGTTCATTGGTTTACTGGTTTTAATTATCCTTTGAATGTTATTGCAAGTGGCGGGATTTATATGTGGAATGACGGTAGGAAAAATGCCGATACTTTAACTGCAATTTTAGAATATGGTCCATCAAACGATCCAGATCCGACTAAGAGATTCCAAGTAGTTTATTCATCTAGATTTACAAATTCAGCCGGTGGAGTAAAAGAAATTTATTATTCAAATGGTGGTGAATTAAATTTGGATACCAATAAAGTTACATCCAATGGGGGTTTAACGAAATCTCACGCGGAAAAATATCCTGAGTTTGGTTTAAAAGAAAATCTCTTAGCTGATTTTAATTTGGCAGAAACCGCTTCACAAGTTGTTACAAGCGCAAATACCGGAACCGATTCTGATACAACAAATCATATGCTAAATTGGATGGAATGTTTAAGAAGCAGAAAACAACCAAATGCTCCAATAGAAGCTGGTTATAATCATTCGGTTGCAAGTTTAATGGTTACAGAATCCTTGTTGAGAGGTAAAAAAGTAAAGTTTGATGAATCAGAACAAAAAATAGTGGATGCATAATTATGAAACTAAAAATAATATTTTTAAGTATTTCTGCAATGTTACTACTAAGTTGTGCCAATAACAATTTAAATCAATCAATGAATCATATAGAAATTGTTGATAATAAAGATTCAAAAAAAATTGATGTTTTGATTGATGGAAATCTTTTCACATCTTATATCTATGATGATAAAATTTCGGTATTAAAAAAGACTGTTTTATTTCCATTAATTTCTGCAAATGGAGTTGCTGTTACTAGAGGATTTCCGCTTTATCCAAAACCAAAAGAACGTGTTGATCATCCTCACCACATTGGGGCTTGGTTTAATTACGGAGATGTAAATGGATTGGATTTTTGGAATAATTCCGATGCAATTTCCGAAGAACGAAAAAAAGAAATGGGTACAATCCGACATGGTGAAATTCTGCAAATGCAAAACGGAAATGGAAAAGGTCAATTAGTTATTTCTGCAAATTGGTTAAAACCGGATGGAGAAATCTTACTAAAAGAAAAAACAAATTTAAATTTTATTGCTAATACGGATGCAAGAATTATTGATAGAGAAGTTACATTAACAGCGCAAAAAGAAACGGTTCTTTTCAAAGATAATAAAGAAGGAATGATTGCGATTCGTGTTGCACGGCAGTTAGAGCATCCGAGTAATGAACCGGTAACTTTAAGTGATTCATACGGAAAAAAAACAGATGTTCCAGTTTTAGATAATACCGGAGTTAGTGGTCATTATGTTAGTAGTGAAGGAATTGAAGGCGATGATGTTTGGTCAACACGTGCACGTTGGGTTTCATTAAGTGGAACAATTGATGAAAAGGAAGTTACAGTTGTAATTTTTGATAATCCTGAAAATGTTGGGTTTCCAACATATTGGCATGCGCGTGGATATGGACTTTTCGCCGCTAATCCTTTAGGTCAAAAAGCTTTCAGCAAAGGAAAAGAAGAGTTAAATTTTAAATTAGATTCTGGTAAATCTGTAACTTTTAATTATAGAATATTAATTCAAAATGGAAAACTTAGTAAAGAAAAAATTGAAGAGTGTTATAATAATTTTTCAAAAACTAACTAATAAGGAATAAGTAATGCTGAAAAAATATTTATTGATGATTTGCTTATTTTCGCTTGGCTTTACCGGAAATAAATTAAACATGGAATGGGAATATTTGTTTAATGGTAAAAATTTAGATGGATGGGAAAAACGCGGTGGTGAAGCAATTTATGAAATTGAAGATAATATGATAGTTGGAATTTCCGGGAAGAATACACCAAACACTTTTTTATGCACCACGCAGAACTATGCAAATTTTATTTTTGAAGTTGAATTTTTAGTAGATGATAGAATGAATTCCGGAATACAAATAAGAAGCAATAGCATTGAATCATATATGAATGGAAGAGTTCACGGATATCAAATTGAAATTGATCCATCTGAAAGAGCATGGAGTGCGGGAATTTATGATGAAGCAAGACGCGGCTGGCTTTACGATCTAAGAAATAATGAAGCTGCGCGCAAAGCATTTATTCATAATGATTGGAATAAACTTCATATTGAGGCAATGGGAAATTCAATTAAAACTTGGCTAAACGGAGTTCCGGCCGCTAATTTGCAAGATTCTTTAACTAAGGATGGATTTATTGCTCTGCAAGTTCATCAAATGGAAACGCCGGGTGTAAAAATTAAATGGAAAAATATTAGAATAATGGATTTGGGAACTAATACTCAATTCCCTCAATTAATTGAAACGAATTAGTTAATTTTCCATTTTAATTTTTTATTTAGAATTATTTGTTATGAAATACTCGATTATTCAAACTGCAGTTTTGCTGATTTTACGATTAGTGCTCGGTTATCATTTCTTGTATGAAGGAATTGATAAATTATTAAATGAAACTTGGACATCTGCGCCATTTCTATTACAAGCAAATTGGATTTATACTGATTTCTTTCATTCGCTTGCCAACAACCAAACTTATTTAAGAATTACGGATTTGCTAAACATTTGGGGACAAATTCTTATTGGAATAAGTTTAATAATAGGACTCTACTCAAAAGTTGCTGCATATTTTGGAGCTTTTCTTTTATTTATGTATTACATAACTGTTCCGCCATTTCTAAATAACCAAATGTTAATCGATAAAAATGTAATAGAATTTTTATGTTTTTTAGTAATTGCAATTTTTCCAACAAGTCAAATTTTTGGAATTGATTTTTTGTTAAAAAAAACAAAATGAGTTACAAATGTTAGAGAATGATTCATCTGAAAATAAAAAAGTTTCGAGACGAGATTTATTAAAAGGACTCTCGACTGTTCCAATTCTTGGTGTATTTGCTTATGATTATTGGAAAAAGAAATCGTTTGAAAGATTAAAAGATAAAGCTGTTCATCTTAACTTAGGATTAAGCAAAGATTCTCCTAAAGTTATTTCAAATAATAACGAAAAAAGTTTAGGCGATGTTATAAAAATTGGAATTATTGGAGTTGGCGGAAGAGGAATTGCATTATTAAAAGCCGCCGGATTTGTTGATCCAAGTGAATATAATAGTTTAAGCAAAAAAGCAAAAAGTGGTGATGAAAGTGCAAAATCAAGAATTGCTTCTTATCAAAATCAAACATTATTAAATGTTCAAATTATTGGAATTTGCGATGTTTTTGATATGAGAGCTGAGAAAGCAATCACAATTGCATCAAATGGAATTCAGCCAAACAGCGAACCGATAAATTTAAAAAATGTTAAAAGATATTTGCGATATCAAGATTTGCTTGCCAATCCGGAAATTGATGCAGTAATTATTGCAACACCGGATTTTCATCATGCGCAAATGACTATTGACGCAGTAAATTCCGGTAAACATGTTTATTGTGAAAAAGCAATGACTTTAACAGAAGATGAACTTAATAAAGTTTATGAAACTGTGAAGAATAGTAAAATTGTTTTTCAATTAGGTCATCAAAACAGTAAGAATGAAACTTTTAAAAAAGCGAAAGAAATTATTGATAAAAATCTTCTCGGCAAAGTTACTTTAGTTGAAACAACAACAAACCGAAATAGTAAAGAAGGCGCTTGGATTAGACATCTTGATTCAAGTGGGAAACCAAAACCAGGATCACCAAAAACAATTGATTGGGATCAATGGCTTGGGAATACTCCAAAAATTCCATTTAGTCTGGAAAGATATTACGGATGGGCTCGCTGGTTTTCTTATGATACCGGACTTGCCGGGCAATTGTTTTCTCACGAAGTTGATGCGCTAAATCAAATAATGGGATTTGGAATTCCTAAATCTGTAACATCTTCCGGAGGAATTTATTTTTTCAAAGAAGATCGTGATATGCCGGATACGTTTCAATCAGTTTTAGAATTTCCGGATCGTCAATTTACAATGTTGTATTCAGCTTCACTTGCAAATAGCAGATCTCGTGGAAGAGTTTTTATGGGACATGATGCAAGTATGGAAGTCGGCGGAGATCTAAAATTAATTGCAAATGATGATTCAACACAATTTAAAGATAAAATTTCTAACGGAATTATAGATCCTTCCAAACCATTTTATACTTTCCCGGAAATTTCAAAATTAAAAATTGATGGAGTAACATCTGCAACAGAAAAATATTATGCCGAGCGAGGATTGATTGATACAAATATAAATGGAAAAAATATTGATATCACACATTTGCATGTAAAAGAATGGATTGATGTAATTCGTAATGGAGGCAAAACCGGATGCGATATAGAAAAAGCATTTATCGATACTGTTTCTGTTTTAATGGTTCACAAATCATACGTAGAAAATAGAAAAGTGGAATGGGATCCGATAAATAAGAAAATTATATAATTAAAAATTTTTCTTTGGAATAAAATGAAAAACATTTTTAAATTCAAAATTCATAAAAACAATATTGTAATAATTATGTTATTTACAATTTTTTCTTTATTAGCTTGTTCAGATAGTGAATCATTAATTGCTCAAGAATTAAAAGGAAATAATTGGGCAGAAAAATTAGGTTTTCCGGAAGGGAAAAAAGTTTTAATTTTTCATGCGGATGATGTTGGAATGTGTGAAGAAGCAAATACTGCAGCAATCGCATATCTTGAAAAAAGTGAAATTCTAAGTGCAGCAATTATGGTTCCTTGTCCGAATGCAAATAATGCAATTTTGTGGGCTGCAAATAATAGAAATAAAGATATTGGTTTGCATTTAACTTTAACAAGTGAATGGAAAACTTATAGATGGGGAACTGTTGCTGATTCCAATTTAGTTCCTGGTTTGCTTGATGAACAAAATAAAATGTACAGAAGTGTTGAAGAAGTTATAGCAAATGCAACTCCGACTGAAGTTGAAAAAGAAATTAGAGCACAAATAGATAAGGCAGTTTCTTTGGGAATGAAACCAAATCATATTGATACTCATATGGGAACTCTTTATGGCTCAGCGGCATTTGTGAATGTTTTTTTTAGAGTTGCAGAAGAATACAATATTCCGGCAAATGCAATTGATTTATCTAAAGCTGAAGTTGCCGAACATTTTAGAAGTGCTGGTTATCCGATTGATGAAAATGTTATTCAATCTGTAAATGAATATAAATTGCCAAAGTTAGATTTCTTTTCAAGTGTGCCAAACGGAAATACTTATGAAGAAAAAAGAGAAAACTTTTTCAATCATATTAAGGAATTGCCCGCCGGTTTAACTGAAATAATTTTCCATCCTTCAATTGAATCTGAAAATTTAAAGAATATTACAAATTCTTGGCAGCAAAGAGTTTGGGAAGCTCAATTATTTTCTGATCCAGTTGTAAAACAATTTTTAATTGATGAGGAAATTGTATTTACGAATTGGAAAGAAATTATGGAAAAATTCAATTCTTTTATAAAATAGTAAAATCCTATACCTAATATTTGTAATTGTTTTTGAAGAAGATTTTGCAATGTTATTTCATAAAAATTGTACAAAAATTTAAATTGTATTAAAAATCTCACCATTGTTATTTGAAGATAAACAAACGATTGTCTAAATTATAATTGATATTTGATAAATTATAAGATTTCAAATTTCACTAAAATTTTTTAATAAATTGTTTCTAAAATTTTCATTTATTCTTACGGAGTTTTTATGAAATTACATTGGGTCGATATTATCACCCTTGTGATATATTTAGGTGCAGTTCTTGGAATTGGTATTTATTTCAGTAAAAAAACTAAAACAACCGAAGATTATTTTGTTGGAGGAAGATCTTATAAAGGCTGGGTAATTGGTTTAGCAATGGTTGGAACTTCTATAAGTTCAATTACTTTTTTAGCTTATCCAGCGGATGCTTTTAAAACTGCTTGGTTAAGATTTTTGCCAAATTTAGCATTGCCTATTGGAGTAATTCTTGCAATGTATTTTTTCCTACCTTTTTATAGAAGAAAAAAAACAATTTCTGCTTATGAATATTTGGAAGATAGATTTAGCCCATCAATAAGAGTCTATGGAGCTGTAACATTTATTATAGGTCAATGTGTTAGATTAGCTCTTATTCTATTTTTAGTTTCACTTTTAATGTATGAAATTACCGGGCTTGGTGCACTTGAAAGTATATTATTAATGGGAATTGTTGTATCAATATATACCGTTTTAGGTGGAATTGAAGCTGTATTATGGACGGATGTTATGCAAACAATTACGCTAATATTTGGCGGTTTAATAATTTTAGCAGTAATAGTAATTGATCTACCTGGCGGTTTCGGTCAAATTTTTGAAATTGCAAATGCAAACAACAAATTTGCTGTTGCCGAATTAACAAATGGAACTTTACAGCATGTTCCATGGAAATTTACGTTAACAGATAAATCAGGACTTATGATGCTGTTGGTTGGATTAACAGTTTGGCTTCAAGAATTTGGAACAAACCAAAATGTAATACAAAAATATGCGGCAGCGAAAAGTATGAAAGAAGCTCGCAAAGGATT
The nucleotide sequence above comes from Ignavibacteriota bacterium. Encoded proteins:
- a CDS encoding glutathione synthetase, translated to MGIAEIVGYMAASIGALIFVPQAIQTIKTRNTRSLSLPTFILISLNNILWMTYGILTSDAAIILSQVFVLPLGLLILIYKFKYG
- a CDS encoding TIM barrel protein, whose translation is MKNRISRKEFIKYLSASSTALLIPGFNSISENNNKNSMKLGLVTYQWGKDWDIISLIKNCELAEIYGVELRVEHAHKVDINLSKFERKEVKKKFSDSKVKILGMGTNQQFDYMDQNELRNSIEITKEFIKLSYDIGGSGVKVKPNGFHKEIPKENTIEQIGKSLHELGMFAENFNQQIRLEVHGKETQELPNIKEIMDIAKHPNVKVCWNSNPEDLIGDGLEYNFNLVKKYLGDTVHIRELNIGDYPYNQLFTLLKKENYNGWILLECRTEPVDKVKALIEQRHIWEKMI
- a CDS encoding metallophosphoesterase family protein, with product MFIFKSKAQILIIFLCISFWINAQSERLVKNVIDDLVTKLYNEFSEAELANLNEEKIISLLTQNDLEILATKHWMFDVNVPVVVSIMQDKSQSTIPFWLIESSFTKTELEVKNEHSNYIVWQKKFSIGRVNLGINGFDKHRPHYFVSVQPQNKFDKLEILNCYPENQFISLMDIGSFTYHDWDELVLTEVPGSLKGGKLLTTVRGRAREAHLINAFRKTEFPSSEKPDQIILTWSGNPSSSQSIQWRTNNSINNGVVRYWLKDNNPQSEFLEKIANVKIIEDRLLQNDRYINHFTAELENLQSGKTYNYIVGNKEKNIWSDTAEFKTASNSENSFSFVYFGDTHKSKGFGELVEIAHENNPNAAFYSIGGDLVSTGLHRDEWDLLFNYSSKVFKNKPLMPTLGNHDSQDGLGSWMYQDLFNFPKNGPDNLPLETTYSFEYQNTFYLMIDVTAPFKMHTKWIEKQLSESNAIWKFVMIHFPPYSNDEVYPVIKKEWCSLFDQYHVDIVFSGHVHYYMRSKPMFNNRPVNSASDGTIYVISISTNDNDRPREMEDYVEVQFGGEYLYNLINIENNKLEFKAINQEGKILDNFSITK
- a CDS encoding DUF1080 domain-containing protein — translated: MFVKLLCLICSLLILSCSTFVNKVEKNSSNNLNILSESEIEDGWELLFDGKTFNGWKGIGIDSIPSGHWKIENGCIRKIKSGDVPLRADGQPLKGGDLISRNKFENFELIFEWKISENGNSGIKYNVDENYSIINGSSNALGFEYQVLDDEKNTDNAIPSHRSGSLYDLIEAKDKTLKPVGEFNSAKIIFTGNHGEHWLNGKKVVEYELDSKEFFELFMKSKYSKHDDFIKHKIAHIVLQDHGSDCWYRNIKIKILK
- a CDS encoding Gfo/Idh/MocA family oxidoreductase, encoding MHYNRIIGANDRVRVGVIGFSGRFRGSLSKAFNAHSKNLNMEFVAVSDIWNKRRDEGVAYLSEMQGTKITGYRNNEELYEKSETDAVIISTADFQHAYHATEAVKSGRDAYVEKPLAESMDDNIMVLKAVNETGKIVQLGSQRRSGNNYQTAEKYIKSGKFGPIKIVEMSWNVNQPDRWRLPDVVAGLKETDVDWNRFLINREKVPFNPRIYCEYRLFWPYSSGIPGQWMVHQIDTVHWFTGFNYPLNVIASGGIYMWNDGRKNADTLTAILEYGPSNDPDPTKRFQVVYSSRFTNSAGGVKEIYYSNGGELNLDTNKVTSNGGLTKSHAEKYPEFGLKENLLADFNLAETASQVVTSANTGTDSDTTNHMLNWMECLRSRKQPNAPIEAGYNHSVASLMVTESLLRGKKVKFDESEQKIVDA
- a CDS encoding PmoA family protein, coding for MKLKIIFLSISAMLLLSCANNNLNQSMNHIEIVDNKDSKKIDVLIDGNLFTSYIYDDKISVLKKTVLFPLISANGVAVTRGFPLYPKPKERVDHPHHIGAWFNYGDVNGLDFWNNSDAISEERKKEMGTIRHGEILQMQNGNGKGQLVISANWLKPDGEILLKEKTNLNFIANTDARIIDREVTLTAQKETVLFKDNKEGMIAIRVARQLEHPSNEPVTLSDSYGKKTDVPVLDNTGVSGHYVSSEGIEGDDVWSTRARWVSLSGTIDEKEVTVVIFDNPENVGFPTYWHARGYGLFAANPLGQKAFSKGKEELNFKLDSGKSVTFNYRILIQNGKLSKEKIEECYNNFSKTN
- a CDS encoding DUF1080 domain-containing protein codes for the protein MICLFSLGFTGNKLNMEWEYLFNGKNLDGWEKRGGEAIYEIEDNMIVGISGKNTPNTFLCTTQNYANFIFEVEFLVDDRMNSGIQIRSNSIESYMNGRVHGYQIEIDPSERAWSAGIYDEARRGWLYDLRNNEAARKAFIHNDWNKLHIEAMGNSIKTWLNGVPAANLQDSLTKDGFIALQVHQMETPGVKIKWKNIRIMDLGTNTQFPQLIETN
- a CDS encoding DoxX family membrane protein, translated to MKYSIIQTAVLLILRLVLGYHFLYEGIDKLLNETWTSAPFLLQANWIYTDFFHSLANNQTYLRITDLLNIWGQILIGISLIIGLYSKVAAYFGAFLLFMYYITVPPFLNNQMLIDKNVIEFLCFLVIAIFPTSQIFGIDFLLKKTK
- a CDS encoding Gfo/Idh/MocA family oxidoreductase, which gives rise to MLENDSSENKKVSRRDLLKGLSTVPILGVFAYDYWKKKSFERLKDKAVHLNLGLSKDSPKVISNNNEKSLGDVIKIGIIGVGGRGIALLKAAGFVDPSEYNSLSKKAKSGDESAKSRIASYQNQTLLNVQIIGICDVFDMRAEKAITIASNGIQPNSEPINLKNVKRYLRYQDLLANPEIDAVIIATPDFHHAQMTIDAVNSGKHVYCEKAMTLTEDELNKVYETVKNSKIVFQLGHQNSKNETFKKAKEIIDKNLLGKVTLVETTTNRNSKEGAWIRHLDSSGKPKPGSPKTIDWDQWLGNTPKIPFSLERYYGWARWFSYDTGLAGQLFSHEVDALNQIMGFGIPKSVTSSGGIYFFKEDRDMPDTFQSVLEFPDRQFTMLYSASLANSRSRGRVFMGHDASMEVGGDLKLIANDDSTQFKDKISNGIIDPSKPFYTFPEISKLKIDGVTSATEKYYAERGLIDTNINGKNIDITHLHVKEWIDVIRNGGKTGCDIEKAFIDTVSVLMVHKSYVENRKVEWDPINKKII
- a CDS encoding polysaccharide deacetylase family protein: MKNIFKFKIHKNNIVIIMLFTIFSLLACSDSESLIAQELKGNNWAEKLGFPEGKKVLIFHADDVGMCEEANTAAIAYLEKSEILSAAIMVPCPNANNAILWAANNRNKDIGLHLTLTSEWKTYRWGTVADSNLVPGLLDEQNKMYRSVEEVIANATPTEVEKEIRAQIDKAVSLGMKPNHIDTHMGTLYGSAAFVNVFFRVAEEYNIPANAIDLSKAEVAEHFRSAGYPIDENVIQSVNEYKLPKLDFFSSVPNGNTYEEKRENFFNHIKELPAGLTEIIFHPSIESENLKNITNSWQQRVWEAQLFSDPVVKQFLIDEEIVFTNWKEIMEKFNSFIK
- a CDS encoding sodium:solute symporter gives rise to the protein MKLHWVDIITLVIYLGAVLGIGIYFSKKTKTTEDYFVGGRSYKGWVIGLAMVGTSISSITFLAYPADAFKTAWLRFLPNLALPIGVILAMYFFLPFYRRKKTISAYEYLEDRFSPSIRVYGAVTFIIGQCVRLALILFLVSLLMYEITGLGALESILLMGIVVSIYTVLGGIEAVLWTDVMQTITLIFGGLIILAVIVIDLPGGFGQIFEIANANNKFAVAELTNGTLQHVPWKFTLTDKSGLMMLLVGLTVWLQEFGTNQNVIQKYAAAKSMKEARKGLVTIGIMNIPIWALFMFIGTALYAFFQVFPTPEAHAMLTGDKKAEGIMPYFILNYLPVGIPGIVLSAVLAAAMSSLDSSINAISTVGVNDIYRRHFVKNREDKHYLIVAWIIATVTSIIMILGAIILVETETKTLQDAITILNSVVMGGVFGMYLLGFITTRVNAKSIWVGIVVTVIFSVWVILSERNLLPQSMIIPFDLYYTGMVGHILLFTTSLLTSIFVFRKKDKNDLTNLTIWTKDGTPIE